Proteins co-encoded in one Ruegeria sp. YS9 genomic window:
- the rlmB gene encoding 23S rRNA (guanosine(2251)-2'-O)-methyltransferase RlmB, translating to MKKPKWVVEKEQARKAAAAETVWLFGLHAVRDALMNPNRQKLRLIVTRNARDKLAEAIEFSGIEPEMADPRKFTAPIDAGSVHQGAALEVKPLDWGGLAENCIGRENPRVILLDRVTDPHNVGAILRSAEVLGASAVIGTRHHSAPETGALAKTASGALERQPYLRMRNLADTIVELQNMGFLVLGLDGEADVTIEGALSDGRDRPVALVLGAEGPGLRQKTKETVDQLVKIDAAGGFGSLNVSNAAAIALYASRP from the coding sequence ATGAAGAAACCCAAATGGGTCGTTGAGAAGGAACAGGCGCGCAAGGCCGCGGCTGCTGAAACCGTTTGGCTGTTCGGTCTGCATGCGGTTCGCGACGCCTTGATGAACCCAAATCGGCAGAAACTGCGCCTGATCGTAACGCGCAATGCGCGGGATAAACTGGCGGAAGCGATTGAATTCTCTGGTATCGAGCCCGAGATGGCTGATCCGCGCAAGTTTACGGCGCCCATTGATGCAGGCTCGGTGCACCAGGGGGCCGCGCTGGAGGTGAAACCACTGGACTGGGGCGGTCTGGCCGAAAACTGCATCGGTCGGGAAAACCCGCGCGTCATTCTTCTGGACCGCGTCACGGACCCGCACAATGTCGGTGCGATTCTGCGTTCGGCCGAGGTTCTGGGTGCCAGTGCCGTGATTGGCACGCGCCACCATTCCGCGCCCGAGACCGGGGCACTGGCAAAAACCGCCAGCGGCGCGCTGGAGCGTCAACCTTACCTGCGGATGCGCAACCTTGCCGACACAATTGTTGAACTACAGAATATGGGATTTCTGGTCCTTGGGCTGGACGGAGAAGCAGACGTGACGATCGAAGGCGCGCTGAGCGACGGTCGGGACCGCCCCGTCGCACTTGTTCTTGGGGCGGAAGGCCCGGGATTGCGCCAAAAGACGAAGGAAACCGTGGATCAATTGGTGAAAATTGACGCAGCCGGGGGATTCGGATCGCTGAATGTCTCAAATGCGGCGGCAATCGCCCTATATGCATCCCGGCCCTGA
- a CDS encoding DUF2147 domain-containing protein — protein MKRFTFAAGLMLLATSAMAADPVDGLWKTAPGDTGGYLHVTISACGSAICGTIDSAFDADGNEQLEYENLGKQIIWDMVPEGGGSYDSGKIWAPDRDKTYNSKMSLDGQNKLTVKGCVAGGLICRGQTWTRVQ, from the coding sequence ATGAAGAGATTTACTTTTGCAGCGGGTTTGATGCTTCTTGCGACCAGCGCAATGGCTGCGGATCCCGTCGACGGTCTGTGGAAGACCGCACCGGGTGATACCGGCGGCTATCTGCACGTGACGATTTCCGCATGCGGCAGTGCGATCTGCGGAACCATCGACAGCGCGTTTGATGCGGATGGCAACGAGCAGCTGGAATATGAAAACCTTGGCAAGCAGATCATCTGGGACATGGTGCCCGAGGGTGGCGGAAGCTATGACAGCGGCAAGATCTGGGCACCGGACCGGGACAAGACATACAACTCGAAAATGTCGCTGGACGGCCAGAACAAACTGACCGTCAAAGGGTGTGTGGCGGGCGGTCTGATCTGCCGCGGACAAACCTGGACGCGTGTTCAGTAG
- the hisA gene encoding 1-(5-phosphoribosyl)-5-[(5-phosphoribosylamino)methylideneamino]imidazole-4-carboxamide isomerase: protein MILYPAIDLKDGNAVRLLRGEMDKATVFNEDPAAQARAFVEAGCEWLHLVDLNGAFAGEPVNAAPVEAILKTCDVPAQLGGGIRDMATIETWIEKGLARVILGTVAVENPDLVREAAKAFPGKVAVGIDARNGLVATKGWAEETNVQVTDLARSFEDAGVAAIIYTDINRDGAMQGPNVEATAELAKAVEIPVIASGGVSSIADLIALRDCGAALNGAISGRALYDGAIDLKEALTTLRE from the coding sequence ATGATCCTCTACCCCGCCATCGACCTCAAAGACGGCAATGCCGTGCGCCTGCTGCGTGGTGAAATGGACAAAGCCACCGTGTTCAACGAAGACCCCGCCGCGCAGGCGCGCGCTTTTGTCGAGGCCGGGTGCGAGTGGCTGCATCTGGTCGATCTGAACGGCGCCTTTGCAGGTGAGCCGGTCAACGCCGCCCCGGTCGAAGCGATTCTGAAAACCTGCGACGTGCCCGCGCAATTGGGCGGTGGCATCCGTGACATGGCCACCATCGAAACCTGGATCGAAAAGGGTCTGGCGCGGGTTATTCTGGGCACGGTCGCGGTCGAGAACCCCGATCTGGTGCGCGAAGCGGCCAAAGCCTTTCCCGGCAAGGTCGCCGTGGGCATCGACGCGCGCAACGGTCTGGTTGCCACCAAGGGTTGGGCCGAAGAAACCAATGTTCAGGTAACCGATCTGGCCCGCAGCTTCGAAGACGCGGGCGTGGCCGCGATCATCTACACCGACATCAACCGGGACGGCGCGATGCAGGGCCCCAATGTCGAGGCCACCGCAGAGCTTGCCAAAGCGGTTGAAATACCGGTCATCGCATCTGGCGGCGTTTCCTCGATCGCCGATCTGATCGCCCTGCGCGATTGTGGCGCAGCCCTGAACGGTGCCATTTCCGGACGTGCGCTTTATGATGGGGCGATTGATCTGAAAGAGGCTCTGACGACGCTCAGAGAATAG
- a CDS encoding phosphoribosyl-ATP diphosphatase: MSILHDLAATIEARKGADPDSSWTAKLLAKGPEKCAEKFGEEAIEAIIEATKGDQAKLTAEAADVLYHLLVMLAARDVALEDVLAELARRQGISGIAEKAARPKG, encoded by the coding sequence ATGAGTATTCTACACGACCTTGCTGCCACGATCGAGGCACGTAAAGGGGCGGATCCCGATTCAAGCTGGACAGCCAAGCTGCTTGCAAAGGGTCCCGAGAAATGCGCCGAGAAATTTGGTGAAGAAGCCATCGAAGCCATCATCGAAGCCACGAAGGGCGATCAGGCCAAGCTGACCGCCGAAGCCGCAGACGTGCTGTACCACCTGCTGGTCATGCTGGCTGCGCGAGACGTGGCGCTGGAAGATGTCCTGGCCGAGCTTGCGCGCCGTCAGGGCATCAGCGGAATTGCCGAAAAAGCCGCCCGCCCCAAAGGGTAA
- the hisF gene encoding imidazole glycerol phosphate synthase subunit HisF, with translation MLKTRIIPCLDVADGRVVKGVNFVGLRDAGDPVESAKAYDAAGADEICFLDIHATHENRGTMFDVVQRTAEQCFVPLTVGGGVRTKDDVRALLLAGADKVSFNSAAVANPDVIAESADQFGSQCIVCAIDAKTVSPGKWEIFTHGGRKPTGIDAVEFAKTVVAKGAGEILLTSMDRDGTKAGFNLPLTRAISDAVDVPVIASGGVGNLDHLVEGVTEGGASAVLAASIFHFGEYTIREAKEHMAAAGIPMRLT, from the coding sequence ATGCTGAAGACCCGGATCATTCCCTGCCTTGATGTTGCCGATGGCCGCGTGGTCAAAGGCGTGAATTTCGTCGGTCTGCGCGATGCCGGCGATCCCGTGGAATCGGCCAAGGCGTATGACGCCGCAGGCGCGGACGAGATCTGTTTTCTGGACATCCACGCCACCCACGAAAACCGCGGCACCATGTTCGACGTGGTACAGCGCACGGCCGAGCAGTGCTTTGTACCTCTGACAGTCGGCGGCGGCGTTCGGACCAAAGATGATGTACGCGCCCTGTTGCTGGCAGGGGCAGACAAGGTCAGCTTCAACTCGGCTGCCGTTGCCAATCCCGACGTGATCGCGGAATCGGCAGATCAATTCGGCAGCCAGTGCATCGTCTGCGCCATCGACGCCAAGACGGTCAGTCCCGGCAAGTGGGAGATTTTCACCCATGGCGGACGCAAGCCCACGGGCATTGACGCGGTAGAATTCGCAAAAACCGTTGTCGCCAAAGGCGCCGGAGAAATCCTGCTGACCTCGATGGATCGCGACGGCACCAAAGCTGGTTTCAACCTGCCCCTGACCCGTGCGATTTCCGATGCTGTGGACGTGCCCGTGATCGCAAGCGGCGGTGTCGGCAATCTGGACCATCTTGTCGAAGGCGTCACCGAAGGCGGCGCGAGTGCGGTGCTTGCTGCCTCGATCTTCCATTTCGGCGAATACACGATCCGCGAAGCCAAAGAGCATATGGCCGCCGCTGGCATTCCGATGAGGCTGACATGA
- a CDS encoding fused MFS/spermidine synthase, with translation MSISNLDVPNTSRFRSATIAIFCAAIFTSASLLFFVQPLFAKLVLPKIGGAPAVWTTAMLFFQVVLILGYVYAHLLTKFLPLRWQIITHFAFWVAALTFLPLSTSESWSYDASTSTALQTLGLFAVGVGVPFAVLSANAPLLQAWYAKSGGPSADDPYFLYSASNVGSLLALLAFPLVADPFFGAAEISRVWLIGFVLFGALLLGSGMIALRGSRHTEASVQTALKASFPTLRQIAIWVFVAFIPSSLMLSFTTRVSTDLGALPLIWVVPLAVYILSFIIAFAKWKHLTLDALNLPMLAALAAGVVLVSKVVSEHDAPVVILLYVPVLFVIALFAHRLLYDMRPSAEQLTVFYIALSVGGAIGGLFNSIVAPIAFTRELEAPITMILAGGLFLVRAPGFALRHVIMGIAASVFILVIAGATRGVAALSADIPRAGALFVLIFAVLYLFRAQAMRIPVVLAVVLLPAFAVKNNPVFEDRSFFGVHSVYSSEGYRVYKNGTTVHGWQRESEYGTRPTPLSYYHPEGPMAQVITSDFGKQSSSIGIVGLGTGALACYRQPSQNWDFFEIDATVDQIARDPSLFTYLSECTPDSETHLGDARIVLKQKPFAFDILVLDAYSSDAIPLHLITREAVEMYTSRLTDDGVLVFHITNRFYDLVQPLARIADSLNLTAAHQRLAVGEEQVETGAATSSVVILSPDKSRIESFVQDGNWQVVETDGAQPWTDDKANLLSALKLLKNRDH, from the coding sequence GTGAGTATTTCCAACCTAGACGTTCCCAACACGTCCAGATTCAGATCAGCAACCATTGCGATCTTCTGCGCGGCGATTTTCACGAGCGCCAGTCTGCTTTTCTTTGTCCAGCCGCTTTTTGCCAAGCTGGTTCTTCCCAAGATCGGCGGTGCGCCGGCGGTCTGGACGACCGCAATGCTGTTTTTTCAAGTGGTGCTGATACTCGGGTATGTTTATGCGCATCTGTTGACCAAATTTCTGCCCTTGCGCTGGCAGATCATCACCCATTTTGCATTCTGGGTCGCAGCGCTGACTTTCCTGCCGCTGTCCACCAGCGAAAGCTGGAGCTATGACGCCTCGACCTCGACCGCGCTGCAAACACTTGGCCTGTTCGCCGTAGGTGTGGGTGTACCTTTTGCGGTATTGTCGGCAAATGCGCCCCTGTTGCAGGCTTGGTACGCCAAGTCGGGCGGGCCTTCGGCGGATGATCCGTATTTCCTTTACAGCGCCAGTAATGTCGGATCTTTGCTGGCGTTGTTGGCTTTCCCCTTGGTTGCAGACCCATTTTTTGGCGCCGCTGAGATCAGCCGCGTTTGGCTGATCGGCTTCGTGCTGTTCGGGGCGCTCTTGCTGGGCAGTGGCATGATCGCCCTGCGGGGATCACGTCACACAGAGGCCTCGGTGCAAACAGCACTCAAGGCCAGTTTCCCCACCCTGCGGCAGATCGCTATCTGGGTGTTCGTCGCCTTCATCCCCTCTTCCTTGATGCTGTCCTTCACAACGCGGGTCAGCACGGACCTTGGTGCTCTCCCGCTGATCTGGGTCGTTCCGCTGGCGGTCTACATCCTGTCCTTCATCATTGCCTTCGCCAAATGGAAACACCTGACGCTTGACGCCTTGAACCTGCCCATGCTGGCGGCGCTGGCGGCGGGTGTCGTACTGGTGTCCAAAGTGGTCAGCGAACATGACGCGCCGGTGGTTATCCTGCTCTATGTCCCGGTGTTGTTCGTCATCGCTCTTTTTGCGCACCGCCTGCTTTACGACATGCGTCCGTCAGCCGAGCAGTTGACCGTGTTCTACATCGCCCTTTCGGTGGGCGGAGCGATTGGCGGGCTGTTCAACTCGATCGTTGCGCCAATTGCCTTCACACGTGAGTTGGAGGCGCCAATCACCATGATCCTGGCCGGAGGATTGTTCCTTGTCCGCGCGCCGGGATTTGCCCTTCGCCACGTCATCATGGGCATTGCGGCAAGTGTTTTCATCCTCGTCATCGCGGGTGCGACACGGGGCGTCGCGGCCCTGAGTGCGGACATCCCGCGCGCAGGCGCCCTGTTCGTGCTGATATTTGCGGTGCTGTACCTGTTCCGGGCACAGGCCATGCGTATCCCGGTGGTTCTTGCCGTCGTTCTGCTGCCTGCATTTGCAGTAAAGAACAATCCGGTGTTCGAAGATCGCAGCTTTTTCGGCGTGCATTCGGTGTATTCAAGTGAGGGCTACCGCGTCTACAAGAACGGCACCACGGTGCATGGCTGGCAACGCGAGTCCGAATATGGCACTCGGCCAACACCGCTGTCCTATTATCACCCCGAAGGACCAATGGCGCAGGTCATCACGTCGGACTTCGGCAAACAATCCAGCAGCATCGGAATTGTCGGTCTGGGAACAGGGGCGCTGGCCTGTTACCGGCAGCCTTCGCAAAACTGGGACTTCTTCGAGATCGACGCGACCGTTGACCAGATCGCACGCGACCCTTCGCTGTTCACCTATCTGTCGGAATGCACACCCGATTCCGAAACCCATCTGGGTGATGCCCGGATCGTTCTGAAACAAAAGCCATTTGCCTTCGACATCCTGGTCTTGGATGCTTACAGCTCGGACGCGATTCCGCTTCACCTGATCACACGCGAGGCGGTAGAGATGTACACGAGCCGCCTGACAGACGATGGGGTTCTGGTGTTCCACATCACGAACCGGTTCTACGATCTGGTCCAGCCTTTGGCCCGAATTGCCGACAGTTTGAACCTGACAGCTGCGCATCAAAGGCTGGCCGTGGGCGAAGAGCAGGTTGAAACCGGAGCCGCCACCAGCAGCGTTGTGATCCTGAGCCCGGACAAATCCCGAATTGAGAGTTTTGTGCAGGACGGAAACTGGCAAGTCGTTGAAACCGACGGTGCGCAGCCCTGGACCGATGACAAGGCAAACTTGCTCTCGGCGCTGAAACTGCTGAAGAACCGGGATCACTGA
- a CDS encoding GNAT family N-acetyltransferase has translation MSDYVIRPLTVDEVQKAVDWAGREGWNPGYHDARCFHGTDTRGFLGGFLDGEMIASISVVQYDDAFAFLGFYIVRPEFRGSGHGLKIWRHALENCNADNIGLDGVVEQQDNYRKSGFTFAYNNYRFGGTKRGILAALGAQPAARVEELHSLSDDLAAYDRQMFPAPRDIFLRDWLSAPSHASRVIAENGVIRGYATLRPCQSGYKIGPLFADDAEIAQALLASVLDAIPDDHATHDVFIDMPRPNAAAFALADALGLEKVFETARMYSDHTPDIDLDRVFGVTTFELG, from the coding sequence ATGTCTGATTACGTCATCCGCCCACTCACCGTTGACGAGGTGCAAAAGGCCGTCGATTGGGCCGGGCGCGAAGGGTGGAACCCGGGGTATCACGATGCTCGTTGCTTCCACGGCACGGATACCCGCGGGTTTCTCGGCGGGTTCCTGGATGGCGAGATGATCGCTTCCATTTCGGTCGTTCAGTATGATGACGCCTTTGCGTTCCTTGGGTTCTACATCGTTCGGCCCGAGTTTCGCGGATCGGGCCACGGGCTGAAAATCTGGCGGCACGCCTTGGAAAACTGCAATGCGGACAACATCGGTCTGGATGGTGTCGTCGAGCAGCAGGATAACTACCGCAAGTCCGGTTTTACCTTTGCCTATAACAACTACCGCTTTGGCGGGACAAAACGCGGGATTCTGGCCGCGCTCGGGGCGCAACCGGCTGCGCGGGTTGAGGAGTTGCACAGCCTCTCGGACGATCTAGCCGCCTATGACCGGCAGATGTTCCCTGCCCCGCGCGACATCTTCCTGCGCGATTGGCTGAGCGCGCCCAGCCACGCCTCGCGCGTGATTGCCGAGAATGGCGTAATCCGGGGCTATGCGACCCTGCGGCCCTGTCAAAGCGGATACAAGATCGGGCCGTTGTTTGCGGACGACGCCGAGATTGCGCAAGCCCTGCTGGCCTCGGTATTGGACGCCATCCCCGACGATCACGCCACGCATGACGTGTTCATCGACATGCCGCGGCCCAACGCCGCCGCCTTTGCGCTGGCGGATGCGCTGGGTCTTGAGAAGGTGTTTGAAACGGCCCGGATGTATTCCGACCACACGCCGGATATCGATCTGGATCGTGTCTTTGGCGTCACCACATTCGAACTGGGTTAA
- a CDS encoding Lrp/AsnC family transcriptional regulator yields MSTCVFIQIRCKPGTTYKVAEEIALREIHSELYSTSGEYDLLLKLYIPETEDVGHFINEHLLVIPNIERSLTTMTFKAF; encoded by the coding sequence ATGTCCACCTGCGTTTTCATCCAGATCCGCTGCAAGCCCGGCACCACCTACAAGGTCGCCGAGGAAATCGCCCTGCGCGAAATCCACTCCGAACTGTATTCCACCAGCGGTGAATATGACCTGCTGCTCAAGCTCTATATCCCCGAAACCGAGGATGTGGGCCATTTCATCAACGAACACCTGCTGGTGATTCCCAATATCGAACGCTCGCTGACCACAATGACGTTCAAGGCGTTTTAA
- a CDS encoding YHS domain-containing (seleno)protein gives MTMLTRRSTLGALCAFFLAPATYAQERPVYYTTEGVALAGYDAVSFFDSSTPIMGMPENSVMWKGARWHFTSQENRELFESNPRAFAPQFGGYCSYAMAMGVLKSADPKAWKVVDGRLYLTHSIEIEEVWQRDQAEYIEMAEQNWPALLYQE, from the coding sequence ATGACAATGCTGACCCGACGTTCCACACTTGGCGCGCTGTGCGCTTTTTTTCTGGCGCCTGCCACGTATGCGCAGGAAAGGCCCGTGTACTACACCACCGAAGGGGTGGCGTTGGCCGGGTATGATGCCGTATCCTTTTTCGACAGTTCTACGCCCATCATGGGCATGCCCGAGAATTCCGTGATGTGGAAAGGAGCGCGGTGGCATTTCACCTCGCAGGAGAATCGCGAACTTTTCGAAAGCAACCCCCGTGCTTTCGCGCCGCAGTTCGGCGGGTATTGTTCATATGCGATGGCGATGGGCGTTCTGAAGAGTGCAGACCCCAAGGCCTGGAAAGTTGTGGATGGTCGTCTGTACCTGACGCACTCGATCGAAATCGAAGAAGTCTGGCAGCGGGATCAGGCAGAATACATTGAGATGGCTGAACAAAACTGGCCGGCACTCCTCTATCAGGAATGA
- a CDS encoding CoA-binding protein: MSDYSDQHLRTILQRTKTVAVVGVSMNPVRPSYYVARYLSLKGFNVIPVNPGHAGKDLFGQTVRGSLSEISEPVDMVDIFRRSESVPPIVDEALDAFPTLGTIWMQIGVEHPDAAAKAEARGVDVVMNRCPKIEYQRLFGELRMGGFSTGIISSKL, translated from the coding sequence ATGTCAGACTATTCCGATCAGCACCTGAGAACCATTCTGCAACGCACCAAGACCGTTGCCGTTGTCGGGGTGTCCATGAACCCGGTGCGACCCAGCTATTACGTCGCCCGCTACCTTTCGTTGAAAGGGTTCAACGTGATCCCGGTCAATCCGGGCCATGCCGGGAAAGACCTGTTTGGCCAGACGGTACGAGGCAGCCTTTCGGAAATATCCGAACCCGTGGACATGGTAGACATCTTCCGGCGGTCCGAATCCGTGCCGCCCATTGTGGACGAAGCGTTGGATGCATTCCCGACGCTCGGCACGATCTGGATGCAGATCGGGGTTGAACACCCCGATGCGGCAGCCAAGGCCGAGGCCCGCGGTGTTGACGTGGTGATGAACCGCTGTCCGAAGATCGAATATCAGCGCCTGTTTGGCGAGCTGCGCATGGGCGGGTTTTCCACCGGGATCATCTCGTCCAAGCTTTAG
- a CDS encoding MAPEG family protein: MLAITPIYAALIAIHYVALSVKVILQRRSDKISVGDGGSKLMIKAIRTHSNCAEYAPIALLLIAMVELQGAGGLLVHILGLMLLAGRLLHAYGFGRTPQIVILRQAGMSLTFLAILVAAIANLILAL; encoded by the coding sequence ATGCTTGCTATCACCCCGATCTATGCGGCCCTGATCGCTATTCATTATGTGGCACTCAGCGTCAAAGTGATCCTTCAGCGCCGCAGCGACAAAATCTCGGTCGGGGATGGGGGCAGCAAATTGATGATCAAGGCGATACGGACACATTCCAATTGCGCCGAATACGCCCCTATCGCCCTTTTGCTGATCGCCATGGTGGAATTACAGGGCGCCGGAGGGTTGCTTGTGCATATACTGGGTTTGATGTTGCTGGCCGGGCGTCTGCTGCACGCTTACGGATTCGGGCGCACGCCCCAGATCGTCATCCTGCGGCAGGCTGGAATGAGCCTGACGTTCCTGGCCATTCTGGTTGCGGCCATCGCCAACCTGATTCTGGCGCTGTAG
- a CDS encoding DUF302 domain-containing protein, whose protein sequence is MRSLILASILSFGGALAAMADDIIKVQTNKSVAEALDALEAAVGNAGATVFARIDHAAGAEKVGTPIPANQVLIFGNPALGTPAMQIDPRAGLFLPLKVQAYEDENGQVWLAYEDPKETMDELDDVEKSPVIEKMRGALAKLTAAAAG, encoded by the coding sequence ATGCGTAGCTTGATACTTGCTTCAATTCTTTCGTTCGGAGGGGCTTTGGCCGCCATGGCTGACGACATCATCAAAGTTCAAACGAACAAATCCGTAGCCGAAGCGCTGGATGCGCTGGAAGCGGCTGTTGGCAACGCAGGGGCCACCGTCTTCGCCCGCATCGACCACGCGGCCGGGGCGGAAAAGGTCGGTACGCCCATCCCGGCCAATCAAGTGCTGATTTTCGGCAATCCTGCGCTGGGCACGCCGGCCATGCAGATCGATCCGCGTGCAGGGTTGTTCCTGCCGCTCAAAGTGCAGGCGTACGAGGATGAGAACGGTCAGGTCTGGTTGGCCTATGAAGACCCCAAGGAAACGATGGACGAGTTGGATGACGTCGAAAAGTCACCAGTCATCGAGAAGATGCGCGGTGCGCTCGCCAAGTTGACCGCTGCCGCCGCGGGTTAA
- a CDS encoding DUF2867 domain-containing protein produces MFHSPVKRSDLSAQSLLHERYKTGDFLDCFSVESDLPPRRAAEIITAFPGWAMALLRLRGLLVTPFDLSTTGPDADDKLGIFPVEHDDRTEVIAGFNDRHLDFRVSVLSENGRISLATWVRRHNLGGRLYLAAILPFHILIARNALARVKSASADPKRS; encoded by the coding sequence ATGTTCCATTCGCCGGTAAAGCGTTCCGATCTGTCCGCGCAAAGCCTGCTGCACGAACGGTACAAAACCGGCGACTTTCTGGACTGCTTCAGCGTCGAATCCGATCTTCCACCGCGCCGGGCCGCGGAAATCATCACCGCGTTCCCCGGATGGGCGATGGCGTTGCTTCGGCTGCGCGGTCTGCTGGTAACACCCTTTGACCTCAGTACGACCGGCCCGGATGCTGACGACAAGTTGGGTATTTTCCCGGTTGAACATGATGACAGGACCGAGGTGATCGCAGGATTCAACGATCGCCACCTGGATTTCCGGGTTTCCGTCCTGTCGGAAAACGGTCGCATCTCGCTGGCCACGTGGGTCCGTCGCCATAACCTTGGCGGGCGCCTGTACCTTGCAGCGATCCTGCCGTTTCACATCCTGATCGCGCGAAACGCGCTTGCGCGTGTGAAAAGCGCAAGCGCAGATCCAAAACGGTCTTAA
- the hisH gene encoding imidazole glycerol phosphate synthase subunit HisH, which translates to MLTAIIDYESGNLHSAEKAFQRMAQEVGAGEVVVTSDADVVARADRLVLPGDGAFPACAAELRGHKGIYDAMVEAVEQKGRPFLGICVGMQLMATKGHEYSETDGLDWIAGDVVRIEPSDTSLKVPHMGWNDLVLDSDHPVFNGVKSGDHTYFVHSYHFRVSDPAQRLAYVDYGQEVTAVIGRDTMVGMQFHPEKSQDVGLRMLGNFLTWKP; encoded by the coding sequence ATGCTGACCGCCATTATCGACTACGAAAGCGGCAACCTGCACTCGGCGGAAAAAGCGTTTCAGCGCATGGCGCAGGAGGTCGGCGCGGGCGAGGTTGTCGTCACCTCGGACGCGGATGTTGTGGCGCGCGCGGATCGCTTGGTTCTGCCCGGCGACGGGGCGTTTCCGGCATGCGCTGCCGAATTGCGTGGTCACAAGGGTATCTATGACGCGATGGTCGAGGCGGTCGAACAGAAAGGCCGCCCGTTTCTGGGCATCTGTGTGGGCATGCAGTTGATGGCAACCAAGGGCCATGAATACAGCGAAACGGATGGTCTGGACTGGATTGCCGGCGATGTCGTCAGAATCGAGCCGTCAGACACATCGCTGAAAGTGCCGCATATGGGCTGGAACGATCTTGTTCTGGACAGCGATCACCCGGTGTTCAACGGGGTGAAATCCGGCGATCACACCTATTTCGTGCATTCTTACCACTTCCGGGTATCCGACCCGGCACAGCGATTGGCTTATGTGGATTACGGGCAGGAGGTCACGGCCGTCATTGGCCGCGACACGATGGTTGGAATGCAGTTTCACCCCGAGAAAAGTCAGGACGTTGGCCTGCGCATGCTGGGAAACTTCCTGACCTGGAAACCCTGA
- the hisB gene encoding imidazoleglycerol-phosphate dehydratase HisB, with the protein MRSAKISRQTAETEISVEINLDGAGTYDNQTGVGFFDHMLDQLARHSLIDMTIRAKGDYHIDDHHTVEDTGIALGQALTQALGDKKGIRRYGECHLPMDDAQVRCALDLSGRPYLIWNVDLPTQKIGAFDTELVREFFQALSTHGGITLHIDQLHGFNSHHIAEAAFKAVARALRDAVETDPRKADAIPSTKGAL; encoded by the coding sequence ATGCGCAGCGCAAAGATCAGCCGCCAGACTGCCGAAACCGAAATCTCGGTAGAGATCAATCTGGATGGCGCCGGTACATATGACAACCAGACCGGAGTTGGCTTCTTTGATCACATGCTGGATCAACTGGCGCGCCATTCCCTGATCGACATGACGATCCGCGCCAAGGGCGATTACCACATTGATGATCACCACACGGTCGAAGATACCGGCATCGCGCTGGGGCAGGCTTTGACGCAGGCCCTGGGCGACAAGAAAGGTATCCGGCGGTACGGAGAATGCCACCTGCCCATGGATGACGCTCAGGTGCGCTGTGCGCTGGACCTGTCGGGCCGCCCCTATCTGATCTGGAATGTGGACCTGCCGACGCAGAAGATCGGTGCATTCGACACAGAACTTGTGCGCGAGTTCTTTCAGGCGCTCAGCACCCATGGCGGCATCACGCTGCATATCGACCAGTTGCACGGTTTCAACAGCCACCACATCGCCGAGGCCGCATTCAAGGCCGTCGCGCGCGCGCTGCGTGACGCCGTCGAAACCGATCCGCGCAAGGCGGACGCGATTCCGTCGACCAAAGGCGCGTTGTAA